From a single Sorghum bicolor cultivar BTx623 chromosome 5, Sorghum_bicolor_NCBIv3, whole genome shotgun sequence genomic region:
- the LOC8057119 gene encoding protein SAWADEE HOMEODOMAIN HOMOLOG 2 — protein MDRQSSSSSSTKMEKGLFRFLPEEVKEMEERLFPVTIINRRLDHVLMDELAVKFSYSRGLAGITTPVKSKQVLNWFHNNRSKHCPKQIAKEEHATPPVSTREFGAKHQQARGSSSLSKLKPTVTTHAGSSSSSGNNYIDGHMKYEAKSARDGAWFDVQDIVAQRFCESGDLELLVHFSGLGAEEPEWINARTCLRQRSVPYKATECATVRCRDPVLCYKVSEQSGLYFDAEVHVIERKTRHPREECDCKILVLYVHDNSEDIVTLRKLCRRYVGDDYKPQTSYEQRKEKK, from the exons ATGGATCGGCAatcaagcagcagcagcagcaccaagATGGAGAAGGGACTCTTCCGATTCCTGCCGGAGGAAGTGAAGGAGATGGAGGAGCGCCTGTTCCCCGTCACCATCATCAATCGCAGGCTGGATCACGTCCTCATGGATGAGCTCGCCGTGAAATTCAGCTACTCTCGGGGCCTTGCTGGCATCACGACTCCCGTCAAGTCAAAGCAG GTGCTCAACTGGTTTCATAACAATCGTAGCAAGCATTGCCCCAAGCAGATAGCGAAGGAAGAACATGCTACGCCTCCGGTGAGCACAAGGGAGTTTGGGGCCAAGCATCAGCAAGCTCGAGGCTCCTCATCCCTCAGCAAGTTGAAGCCAACAGTCACTACGCACGCAGGATCTTCGTCTTCCTCAG GGAATAATTATATTGATGGTCACATGAAGTATGAAGCTAAGTCAGCTAGAGATGGCGCTTG GTTTGATGTCCAAGACATCGTGGCTCAAAGGTTTTGCGAATCAGGTGATTTG GAACTATTGGTTCATTTTTCTGGACTTGGAGCAGAGGAACCTGAATGGATCAATGCTCGTACATGTTTGCGGCAACGCTCAGTGCCATACAAGGCCACAGAATGTGCAACTGTTCGTTGTAGGGACCCTGTTCTTTGTTATAAG GTAAGTGAACAGAGTGGCCTCTATTTTGATGCTGAAGTGCATGTTATTGAAAGGAAAACGCGTCATCCAAGAGAAGAATGTGATTgtaaaatccttgttctttaTGTGCATGATAATTCTGAG GATATTGTTACACTAAGGAAGTTGTGCCGTCGATATGTAGGAGATGACTACAAACCTCAAACTTCGTATGAGCaacgaaaagaaaagaaatag